The sequence below is a genomic window from Nostoc flagelliforme CCNUN1.
ATTAGAGATGGGATAATAGTTTTACTAAGTTTTGATATTAGATTAGCTAAGAAGATATGGCTTTATGATTATTTTCCCTTTTTGTGGGAAGATGCCTTACGATTTTTACCACTTAATGAACAGATAAACTTAATTCAGAGGAATACTCAAAGGCGTGTTGAAGCCATACCCCTTTTGTTACCATACGATTTATCTGATTTATTTGCAGCAGCAGCCTGGAGGCGACCAGAGTTATATCTTCAAACAGAAGTACGTGCGGGAATATCATCTTTTGCATTAGCAAATCAAGATTTAATTGAGCAAGGAGTACAGTTACTTACAGCAGATTTAAGTAGTGGGGAATGGACAAAAAAATATGGTAATATTCACAATTTGACAGAGATTGAACTAGGCTATCGTTTTATCCGTGCAACGTAGGATAACTAAATAATTGTAATTTAAAATTAAATCATGATAAATAAAGTTACCATAGGTGAGAAAATTAAAATTAGACAAGCTGATATTAAAGATGTAGAGAAAATTGCTAGTCTTTGCGAACAACTTGAATATTCGGTGACAAATCAACAAATAGAGCAGCGCCTTACTAAAATTAAAAATAACGATGCTCATATTGTGTATGTTGCCACTTTAGAAGATGAATATGTAATTGGTTGGGCGCACGCTCATATTTGTGACTATATAGTTATTTCAACTCCAGCGATTATTTTGGGATTAGTTGTAGATAAAGATTATCGTCATAGTGGAATTGGACGTTTTTTGATGCAACAAATTGAACAGTGGGCTTCTCTGACTGGATGTGATAGTGTTCTGTTACGTTCTAATATTAAACGTCAAGAGGCTCACTCGTTTTATGAAAAAATTGGTTATACGAATATCAAACAGTCGGTGACATTTTATAAAAAATTGCAACCTCAATAGTAAATAATTTCAAAAATGATTACTGGAATTAACCACATTACTTTATCTGTCAGAGACTTAGAGGAGTCTATTAATTTTTATACCAATGTGCTAGATTTTCGCTTACTAGCAAAATGGATGAAAGGTGCTTATCTTTCGGTTGGTGATATTTGGTTGGCATTAATTTTAGACCAGAAGGTTCGAGAAAGTCCTATACCTGAATATACCCATATTGGTCTGACTGTTTCTATCGAAGATTTTCCTATTCTTAGTCAACGCATTCAGCAATCAGGAGCAAAAATTTGGCAAGAAAATAAAAGCGAAGGTGCTTCTTTATATTTCCTTGATCCGAATGATCATAAACTTGAAATTCATGCTTCTGATTTAAACACCAGAATAAAAAGTGCTAAAGCATCTCCGTGGGAAGGGTTAGAATTTTTCATTTAAAGTTGATTAATTGAATTAGGGAGTAATAAATGTATGGCTTTAATCACACAAAGAATAGATGTTCCTGTCATCGTTGATGAATCAAAATGTTTAGAGAAATGCACAGGTTGTATTGAAGTTTGTCCCCTTGATGTATTAGCAAAAAATCCAGAAACAGGGAAAGCATATATGAAATATGATGAGTGCTGGTTTTGTCTACCTTGTGAAAAAGAATGTCCCACCAATGCAATTACAGTACAAATTCCCTTTTTATTGCGATAGTTTTTCTCTTATTCTTTTGTGACTCTGTGGTAAAATAATGAATGATGACCTCAAAAATTGGCTAGAAATGCTGCGATCGCCTGAAGTAAATGACCGCTTAGTAGCTGTCAAAACCTTACAACATTTAGGCGATGAAGAAACAATAGACGCTTTAATTGTCGCTTTGAAAGATGAAAATATCGCTGTCCAAAAAATAGCCATATCTGCTCTTTGGGAAATTGCCGATCCTGTGGTAATTCCTGCTTTAATTGAATGCTTAACTTCAGCAGATTCAGATATTCGCGCTGAAGCTGCATCAGCATTAAATGAATTAGTGACACAAGATGAGTTGTTACTTTTATTAGATAAGTTACAAATTAATGATGTCAATATACAACTAAATATTTTAGTGCTGTTGCGAAAGATTCATGATATTCAATCTTTACCGTATATTTTACCCTTTTTAGAATCAAAAAGCTCTGAGTTAAGAGAAGCAGCAATTACTACACTTCGATATATAAATCAAATAGAAAAATGTCCACAAGCTTTGAATTTAATCTTTGACCAAGAACCAATAGTCCGTCGTGCTACTGCTTTAACTTTAGGGCATTTACAAGATACACAAGTAATTACAATACTTGCTCAAGCGCTTACAAATGATAGCGACTGGCAAGTTCGCCGTAATGCAGCCAAATCTCTGGCTATTCATGAAAATCAGCAAGCAACTTCAGCACTAGAAATAGCTTTAAATGATGAACATTGGCAAGTACGTAAATCAGCAGCACAAGCTTTGCAAAAAATCCCAAATATTCAAGTTATGCCGAGATTAATTCAAGCATTAACAGATGAATATGCAGATGTCCGCAAAGAAGCTGCGATCGCACTTGGTAATTTAGCTCATCCTGATGTTATTAACCCACTGCAACAAGCTTTAGACGATCCTGATAAAGAAGTGTCCATCCAAGCGCAACGGGCAATTCAGAAGATTCAAAGAGATAGAATAGTCTCAATTGAGCAGTAAATAACTAAGAAAAAGCGCAATGAAAAATCTATTTCCTAGAATGAACTCGTATTTGGAACAGCCTGACTTTGGCATCAACACAACCTTTAAAGATAGTGCGTAGGCGTAGCCAGCCGCAGGCATCGCCCGAAGAAGAAGCTTGAGTAAGAGAAGTTTTGCAGAGGTTCTAAATCAGAGCGATCATTCTTGATAACTCAGTAATGCCAACCCGATTAAAGATTTGCTAATTTCGCAATACAAATTCTTTACTCCAAATTATTGACCTCTGCTCATCAGCAATATTTATTAGGTGGACTTTATCGACAAAACAACGATAATTTAAATTTAATTGCTGTGCTTCTTCTAAAACCTGCAAAAATTGATCATTTTTTGTAAATATTCCTAACGTTAAATGTGGGAAAAATGGGAAATTATCTCTGCAATATTTAGCTAATATACCTGTATATAATTCCTCGTGTAATTCTATCATATCTACCTTTCCTTCTTCAACCATTAAAAACAGATATTCATCCCATGATTGTTGCAATCCTTTGAGACAAATTGGAAATGGTTTCCACTTACTCAAGATATTATCAATATGAAGAATGAGATTGTTTTTATTAATAGAGTCGATTATGGGAAATACAAGTGTAATATGTGGTTTTATTAAATAAACTTGTGGATCATATTTCTGCCTTATTTGATTGATATCCTTTGTGTTAATATTGGGGTAATGTACAATTGCGTAAGACATATTGATAAATTATTAAAGGTTATACAGCAAATTTAAACTTCTCTACTTCGCATAGCGTGTCGGAGACAGAGACTACGCTAACGTGAGGTACAGGAATACCCTTTTAACATCCAGAAGATATGACTACAGCCTATCAGCAAGAAGTCGTCCAATTACTCAAACAGGTTATCGAACCTACCTTAAATAATGACATCGTTAGTTTGGGAATGGTACGAAACTTACGCATAGTTGATGACTATATTTACTTACGTTTATATATTGGTTCTCATCAGCACCAATTACAGCCAGAAATTCAATCTAAATTGTCATTTCTATCTTGGTGTAAAAAAACTTATATTCAAATTTGTACAATTCCCGGTGTTAAAACAACTCTAGGCATCTCTAGTGGTAAAGGTGGTGTGGGTAAATCCACAACAGCCGTTAATATAGCCGCAGCTTTAAAATTACAAGGTGCAAAAGTAGGATTATTAGATGCTGATGTTTATGGCCCCAATATTCCCCAGATGTTGGGTTTAGGAAAAGCTGATATTCAAGTGATTAATACTCCCACAGGTGATAAGTTTTTACCTTTAGAAGTTCAGGGAATAAAAGTGATGTCAGTGGGTTTACTTGCAGAAGCAAATCGTCCTTTGGCATGGCGGGGGCCTGTATTGCATAAAATTATCACGCAATTTTTGCAAGATGTGGAATGGGGTGAATTAGATTATTTATTGATAGATTTACCTCCAGGTACAGGTGATGCTCAAATTACAATTATCCAAGAAAGTCCAATTTGTGGAGTCATTTTAGTGACAACTCCTCAACAAGTGGCTGTTGCAGATGTACGACGTAATATATATATGTTTCGCCAAGTGGGTGTTCCTGTCCTTGGCATCATTGAAAATATGAGTTATTTAATTTGCGGTGATTGTGGTTCACGCACACCGATTTTTGGCAGTGGTGGCGGCGAACAACTGGCCGCAGAATTACAAGCACCTTTGTTAGGACAAATTCCTATTGATCCCCGCATTTGTAGCGGTAGTGATACTGGAAATCCGATTGCAATGAGTGAATACGCTTCACCAGCAAGGGAGGTTTTTACACAAATAGCTATTTCATTAAATAGTACTTTTATGCTACACGATGAGTCTACGCAGCTTGACTAAGCTTAGTAGCTTCAGGAACTTCAATTAATTGCCCTGTTTTGACATCGTAGATATAGCCTAAAATCAGCCATTTTCGTCTAATAGACTCGGTGCTGCTTCGTCGGAAAGAGTAGTAATGATGTCTCTCAAGGGGCGATCGCGATCGCACTCTTCTGGTGTTTCCTTACCCAAAGAGGTATCTTTTACCAAGCGGTAAACATCAGCTGCGCCGTAAAAAATCCGCTCAGTCAGACCTAACTCTTGAAAGGTTTCGGCAATCTCTTCCATTTCCCCTATCCAACGATGTGCTTTTGGTGTCATCGATGGAATAGAACGGGTAAGAATAGCAGCAAGTTCTGGTTGGCTACTAGATACTTCGTTCCATAGTTGCTCATCCAAACCTAAGCGATGGGCAGCAATTAATAATTCTGTACTAATCGCTGTCAGTCCTTTGGTGAGGGCAGCGTAAGACATTTTCAATCCAGAAGCCTGACCAACTTCATCGCCAATCACTCGGATATCCAATCCATAATTTTGCAATTGTTGCAATTCATCGGCCTGTTTTCCTGAAGCATAGATGCGCGTGCGACCGGGAACTCTGGGTGGTGGGCCAATAATTGAAGCATCTACAAAAATTACCCCAGATGATTCAACCAGTTGGGCAATACGTTTTACTTTTTGGGGTGCAACTGCATTGCAATCAACGTACAGAATTTGTTTCCTCACATTGCCTATAACCTCAGCTACTTGCCTTGCTGCTTCTGTTGCGGCGGCGGGGACTAGAACTGATAGCACTACATCAGATTCAATTACCAGTTCTGTAAGAGAACCTACATCTTGGATGTTGCCTGCGGCGGCTAATTGCCGAGTTCGTTGACTGCGATCGTCTAGGGCGGCAATGGTTTTCAATCCATTTTGATTGAGAACAGATGCGATCGCCTGCCCCATGTCACCTGGACTTAAAATACCAACAGTTTGGATTTGCATGGGAAAATTTATTTTTACCTGTATTCAGCTTTTAATTAATTCCCTGATTTTGGTGATTGAGTTATGAGACAAACTACGGTAGGTTGATAGAATTACCGTAATTATTCTAAGTAGGAACCTACCATACATCATTCTCTAGAAGCAAGCTAAAGACTGTATTTCTTCATTGATCATGCCGCCAAAGAAGATACTTTAAAGTTACTTACAAAAAATGAAACATGACTCATAAGCAATGGACAGAAGTTGATCGTTACATCACTGATTTGCTTGTGCCTGCTGAACCTGTACTAAATGCTACACTGGAGGCTAGTGATGCAGTTGGTTTGCCACCACATAATGTTTCACCAAACCAAGGCAAACTGCTAATGTTGTTAGCTTTAATCCATAAAGCGCGGACTATTCTGGAGATTGGCACTCTAGGTGGCTACAGCACAATCTGGCTTGCTAGGGCATTGCCTACCGATGGTCGTTTAATCACTCTAGAGTTTAATCCGCAGCACGCCGAGGTTCAGGGCAAACGCATCTAAAGTATAATAATCCTTTAATAGCAAGGGTTTCGGCGTTTTTTAATCTAGCCTATTTTTTCGTCAAGATCCTTATACAGCATGGGTTTCAGAAATACCGTGCGTTCGCCCTGCGCCGAGGTTGCCCGTGAAAATATCGCCCGTGCTGGCCTGGCTGATATCGTACAAGTACGTCTTGGCCGGGCAGTAGATACGCTGTCACAACTGGCTACCGAGGGACAACATCCATTTGATTTGATATTCATTGACGCAGATAAGCCCAGCAATCCAGAGTATTTTGCCTGGGCGCTAAAGCTTTCTCGTAGGGGTAGCCTAATTATTGCCGATAACGTTGTTCGTAACGGAGCTGTGATTGAGGCTAATAGCGTCGATCCTAATGTTCAGGGAGTGCGTCGTTTTAACGAATTGCTCAGTGCTGAAACGCGTGTGAGTGCCACAGCAATCCAGACTGTGGGTAGCAAAGGCTATGACGGTTTTGCGATCGCACTTGTGACATCTGACAATTAGCAACCTTCTCCAAACTCCTTAACTAAGCCGTAGTTTCAATAAATCTATTCAAACCGAAATATGTCAGACATTGCTGATTTTTCTGCTTCTCAACTGTTATCGCTATATCGCGATCGCCAGTTATCACCAGTTGCAGCAACCAAAGCTGCCCTAGAACGGATCAATACTTACAATAGCTCAGTTAACGCCTTTGCGATCGTAGATGAAAACACTGCTCTGGCTGAAGCCCAAGCCTCAGAAGTGCGTTGGCTAAATGGAAATCCCCGTGGCTTAGTGGATGGTATACCTTTTACCGTCAAGGATTTACTATTAACCAAGGGTTTACCAACGCGCCGAGGGAGTAAAGCGATAATCTCCCATCAACCTTGGGAAGAAAATGCACCTGCGGTGGCTCGTCTGCGGGAACAAGGAGCAGTTTTATTAGGAAAAACCACAACCTGTGAATTTGGTTGGAAGGGTGTCACCGACAGCCCACTGACTGGTATTGCAAGCAGCTAAAAGCTTTGAAGTATGCGATCGCAGGCATCGAGTTACTCGCAACTGATAGTTGGCAACATCAGTATGACCTCAGTTTGGTTCTCCATGAAGAAGCCGCAGAAACTGCCTATCTATCCGGTGACTTTCTGGCGATGGAGCAATGGGTTGCTATTGTTTTGCAAGAAGCCAGAACCATTTTAGATGAAGTGAAAGTTCATGAGGTCACAATCAAAACCTATGTAGCACAAACTCACAAGTTAGATGCGATTAAAGTCGGGTTGCAAGTGTTGGCAAAACTAGGGCTGAACCTGCCAATTGTATCAATTTGGTGGCGATCGCGGATGCCATGCTCTCGCAAAGGTAATTCCAAATTCTGCCATATTGAGAAAGGAAAGGGATTGGGTTTTTGAAAAATCATGCCGACTTGACGCCGCAAGGCAATGACATTGATTTTGGAATTTACCACTTCTAGACTACCAATGCGGATTTTTCCCTGAACTCGACACTTGGGAATCATATCGCTGAGGCGGTTGAGACAACTGAGCAAGCTAGTTTTTCCACAACCAGAAGGCCCAACCAAAGCCAAAATTTCTCCGGCATTGACAGCCAAGTTGACATTAGCAAGCGCAGTTTTTTGTGCGTATTGCAAAGTTAAGTTCTCAATTTCAATCAACGGTTCAGTAACTGCCAAGATGTCCTCCTCTATATCCACCAGTCCTCATTCAGAAATAACTCTGCTTGACACTCCCCCGTTTATAAAACGGGGGATTCTTGCTTCATAGGGATTCCAACGAATTTACCCTCAGCAAGCATCTTGACCGTATGCCCTACGGCTGCAAGTCATCTGATCAGAACTACCTGTGCGGCGGCTACATCCCTATCAGTGGTATAGCTACAATTTGAGCAAACATGAGTACGTTGAGACAATTCTTTTTTACCTGTCTCAACACCACAACTCGGACAAATCTGGCTAGTTTAGCGACTGTCTACTTTTTGGAAATAAACACCACGCTTAAAACAGGTTTGCCCAAGGATGTTGAAGAATATTGCAAACTCCGGTATTCCGATGTACTCTATGCAGTATAAAAGCCGTTATAGAACCCATTTGACATCTTTTACTATCTTGAAGTACAGTTACCGCAAAAGCCGTATCCAGCAGTTATGCCGTACTCTAGTAGCCTAACAGACCAAGAGTGGGAAATCCTTGAACCTCTACTACCTCAGATATTGCCGCCTAAGAAGCAGACCAGACCCTCCAATTGGACAAAAAGAGAACTCTTGGATGGCATCTTCTATCAACTGAAGAATGGCTGTAATTGGGAAGACTTGCCCAAGGACTTGCCCCCCTACTCAACCGTATATTGGCATTACAAGCAGTGGCGGGCCCAAGGAGCGATCGACAAACTAATGGGTATCTTACATTCTCAAGTACGTGAGCAAGTAAAAAAAAACCCAAATGGACGACGTTGATCATAATTGACTCCCAAGCGGTGAAAAACACTTGTAATGCTAGTGTTGAATCGAAAGGATATTGTTTCTACTTTCTCGACGAATGGGATCAAGAGGCATCTAGCCGTTGATACCCTGGGATTTCCGTTCTTTACTCATTGCACCAAAGCAAATCTATCTGATGATAAGGGTTTGATTGAGATGTTGACTAAAAACATCGGTTATTTCCAGTCGAAGCCCGTCAATACTCCCAAAATCACCATTCTCCTAGACCACGGTTATCACACTGAGTATTTGAGGGAGGAGTTAGAAAAAGTTTATCCCCAAATAATGACGAAAATCAGGTTTGAACTTTCGGCAAAACCATCGAAACAAGAAAAGAAAGACCAAGGTAAATCTGGGTTTGTTCCGGTTGCAGCGAGGTGGGTCATTGAGCGGTCAAATGCTTGGATGGAAAGATGCAAAATCGTAAGGATTCAGGTGAAGGGATATTGACAAATAGGATGGTTGAGGTAAAGTAAGGCAATCATGATGAACAACCTGCCTCAAGAGTTAGACCCTGAACGCTTACGCCAGTTGCCCAAAGAAGAACTGGTGGAGATGATCATTCAACAGGCTCAAGTGAACAGAGAGTTGCTCTCATCAATCCAGGAATTGAAACAAGAAATAGAAAAGCTGCGTGTCATTGGCAACCTAGATAGCAAAACTTCATCAAAACCACCATCAACTGACCTTCTCAAAAAATCAGAAAAGAACAAGCCCGAAACTAAATCATTGGCAGATAGTCCAAAACGCTCTCCAGGAGGACAACCAGGGCATAAAGGGAAAACCCGTAAAGGCTTTGACAGAGTAGACCGTTATGAAATACTTCGTCCACAAATATGTTCTTGTGGTCAAGCAGAATTTATCCTCCAACCAGTAAAAGTTGAATGTACAAATTCAGGTTCACGCTGCTGAAGCAATGCTGCGACGTGCGGGTGAGTTTATCGACATCGCCAACGAGTCAGGTTTAGAAGAACCCAAAGTAGTTGAAGCATCGATCGCAGTTGCTGAAGTCAAAGCCTTAGCGACGGAAGCAGCATTACTAGCTACCAACAAGTTATTTGAACTAGCAGGTACTAAATCCACATTGGAGCAATTCAACTACAATCGCCACTGGCGAAATGCCCGCGCTCACACACTCCACGATCCCGTCCGTTGGAAATACTACGCCGTTGGCAACTACTTCCTCAATGGTGTCTACCCTCCACGCCATCCTTGGCTGTAATTGCCGTATTCTCTATTGGGGTGAAGCATTAAGAGATAATATTTACCCCAATGCTTTGCCCTGGATAAATCCAACATTATTAAAGTTGATACTATGAGGATTTGCAGGGTTAAAATTTATTCAAGAGTTAGTACAAGAAAATAAATATTTTTTTGCGAATAAAAAACAATTGGAAACTAGTACACTGCGGCGTAAATTCAGTTAGGGTATGAATGACGAGATTAATTTGACTACTCATGCCTTGCCAACCGCTGACAATCACCCTGAGTGATACTGACCAGCAAGCCCTGGAAAAGTTAGTAAATCGACCCAGTACGCCGCAGCAAATTGCAC
It includes:
- a CDS encoding class I SAM-dependent methyltransferase, producing the protein MSIYNSIGQQYSKTRVPDIRIVNKLIDLLNLPKNSIIADIGAGTGGYSQALANQGFFVNAIEPSLVMQKQALEYPQVKWFTGYAENLPLPDKSVDGVVSILAIHHFTNLEKGFQEMQRIIRDGIIVLLSFDIRLAKKIWLYDYFPFLWEDALRFLPLNEQINLIQRNTQRRVEAIPLLLPYDLSDLFAAAAWRRPELYLQTEVRAGISSFALANQDLIEQGVQLLTADLSSGEWTKKYGNIHNLTEIELGYRFIRAT
- a CDS encoding GNAT family N-acetyltransferase, which encodes MINKVTIGEKIKIRQADIKDVEKIASLCEQLEYSVTNQQIEQRLTKIKNNDAHIVYVATLEDEYVIGWAHAHICDYIVISTPAIILGLVVDKDYRHSGIGRFLMQQIEQWASLTGCDSVLLRSNIKRQEAHSFYEKIGYTNIKQSVTFYKKLQPQ
- a CDS encoding VOC family protein, yielding MITGINHITLSVRDLEESINFYTNVLDFRLLAKWMKGAYLSVGDIWLALILDQKVRESPIPEYTHIGLTVSIEDFPILSQRIQQSGAKIWQENKSEGASLYFLDPNDHKLEIHASDLNTRIKSAKASPWEGLEFFI
- a CDS encoding 4Fe-4S dicluster domain-containing protein, translating into MALITQRIDVPVIVDESKCLEKCTGCIEVCPLDVLAKNPETGKAYMKYDECWFCLPCEKECPTNAITVQIPFLLR
- a CDS encoding HEAT repeat domain-containing protein, whose protein sequence is MNDDLKNWLEMLRSPEVNDRLVAVKTLQHLGDEETIDALIVALKDENIAVQKIAISALWEIADPVVIPALIECLTSADSDIRAEAASALNELVTQDELLLLLDKLQINDVNIQLNILVLLRKIHDIQSLPYILPFLESKSSELREAAITTLRYINQIEKCPQALNLIFDQEPIVRRATALTLGHLQDTQVITILAQALTNDSDWQVRRNAAKSLAIHENQQATSALEIALNDEHWQVRKSAAQALQKIPNIQVMPRLIQALTDEYADVRKEAAIALGNLAHPDVINPLQQALDDPDKEVSIQAQRAIQKIQRDRIVSIEQ
- a CDS encoding 2'-5' RNA ligase family protein → MSYAIVHYPNINTKDINQIRQKYDPQVYLIKPHITLVFPIIDSINKNNLILHIDNILSKWKPFPICLKGLQQSWDEYLFLMVEEGKVDMIELHEELYTGILAKYCRDNFPFFPHLTLGIFTKNDQFLQVLEEAQQLNLNYRCFVDKVHLINIADEQRSIIWSKEFVLRN
- a CDS encoding Mrp/NBP35 family ATP-binding protein, coding for MTTAYQQEVVQLLKQVIEPTLNNDIVSLGMVRNLRIVDDYIYLRLYIGSHQHQLQPEIQSKLSFLSWCKKTYIQICTIPGVKTTLGISSGKGGVGKSTTAVNIAAALKLQGAKVGLLDADVYGPNIPQMLGLGKADIQVINTPTGDKFLPLEVQGIKVMSVGLLAEANRPLAWRGPVLHKIITQFLQDVEWGELDYLLIDLPPGTGDAQITIIQESPICGVILVTTPQQVAVADVRRNIYMFRQVGVPVLGIIENMSYLICGDCGSRTPIFGSGGGEQLAAELQAPLLGQIPIDPRICSGSDTGNPIAMSEYASPAREVFTQIAISLNSTFMLHDESTQLD
- a CDS encoding NAD(P)-dependent oxidoreductase; this encodes MQIQTVGILSPGDMGQAIASVLNQNGLKTIAALDDRSQRTRQLAAAGNIQDVGSLTELVIESDVVLSVLVPAAATEAARQVAEVIGNVRKQILYVDCNAVAPQKVKRIAQLVESSGVIFVDASIIGPPPRVPGRTRIYASGKQADELQQLQNYGLDIRVIGDEVGQASGLKMSYAALTKGLTAISTELLIAAHRLGLDEQLWNEVSSSQPELAAILTRSIPSMTPKAHRWIGEMEEIAETFQELGLTERIFYGAADVYRLVKDTSLGKETPEECDRDRPLRDIITTLSDEAAPSLLDENG
- a CDS encoding amidase family protein; this encodes MSDIADFSASQLLSLYRDRQLSPVAATKAALERINTYNSSVNAFAIVDENTALAEAQASEVRWLNGNPRGLVDGIPFTVKDLLLTKGLPTRRGSKAIISHQPWEENAPAVARLREQGAVLLGKTTTCEFGWKGVTDSPLTGIASS
- a CDS encoding ATP-binding cassette domain-containing protein; amino-acid sequence: MAVTEPLIEIENLTLQYAQKTALANVNLAVNAGEILALVGPSGCGKTSLLSCLNRLSDMIPKCRVQGKIRIGSLEVVNSKINVIALRRQVGMIFQKPNPFPFSIWQNLELPLREHGIRDRHQIDTIGRFSPSFANTCNPTLIASNL
- a CDS encoding zinc ribbon domain-containing protein, with translation MCPSCGVETGKKELSQRTHVCSNCSYTTDRDVAAAQVVLIR
- a CDS encoding transposase; protein product: MPYSSSLTDQEWEILEPLLPQILPPKKQTRPSNWTKRELLDGIFYQLKNGCNWEDLPKDLPPYSTVYWHYKQWRAQGAIDKLMGILHSQVREQVKKNPNGRR
- a CDS encoding transposase produces the protein MLNRKDIVSTFSTNGIKRHLAVDTLGFPFFTHCTKANLSDDKGLIEMLTKNIGYFQSKPVNTPKITILLDHGYHTEYLREELEKVYPQIMTKIRFELSAKPSKQEKKDQGKSGFVPVAARWVIERSNAWMERCKIVRIQVKGY